A portion of the Syntrophaceae bacterium genome contains these proteins:
- a CDS encoding penicillin-binding protein activator, with protein sequence MTRNPLQIFLLALAISIPAAGTAAAVDERAAVGAVLPLTGKPAALGNRSLDGIIAGLGLFDGKRGVPVTLRIENYGDDPAAAARAVERLAAVPAVMAVIGPPETEAARQAARAAQAAQIPLLVLGPVDLPEGHRDFVFSEHRSELREAVTLASYAVKDLGLTRLAIFYPDNAYGTAMMNAFRAEAQRLGGKVRRVQPYRTDQTDFSAEIRKLAAFKAPRPPAKKKGAEAAKPLPPPAPDFEALFIPDAFPRLRMILPQLAFHDVRGVQLLGTSLWYSPEGIRREADVFEGAILAAPFFAESDKPAVRDFSDTLFGATGREPDYREALAFDTARMLGDALRDRSVRDRKSLRDRLKKIEAFEGVTGSVSVNKAGEMLRRSFILKVEGKTIVDITPAY encoded by the coding sequence ATGACGCGAAACCCCCTTCAGATTTTTCTCCTTGCCCTTGCGATTTCGATTCCGGCCGCGGGGACAGCCGCGGCGGTCGACGAGCGGGCCGCCGTCGGGGCGGTGCTCCCGCTGACGGGAAAGCCGGCGGCCCTGGGAAACCGGTCCCTAGACGGGATCATCGCGGGGCTGGGGCTCTTCGACGGGAAACGGGGCGTGCCGGTGACGCTCCGCATCGAGAACTACGGCGACGACCCCGCGGCCGCGGCACGAGCCGTGGAACGCCTCGCCGCCGTGCCGGCCGTGATGGCCGTCATCGGCCCCCCCGAGACCGAGGCGGCGCGCCAGGCCGCCCGTGCCGCGCAGGCGGCACAGATCCCCCTGCTCGTCCTAGGCCCCGTTGACCTGCCCGAGGGTCACCGGGATTTCGTGTTCAGCGAGCATCGCTCCGAGCTGCGTGAAGCCGTCACCCTGGCATCCTATGCCGTCAAGGACCTCGGCCTGACCCGCCTCGCGATCTTCTACCCGGACAATGCATATGGAACGGCCATGATGAACGCATTCCGGGCGGAAGCCCAGCGGCTGGGAGGCAAGGTCCGCCGCGTCCAGCCCTACAGGACGGACCAGACGGATTTCTCGGCCGAGATCCGGAAGCTGGCGGCCTTCAAGGCCCCGCGCCCCCCGGCGAAAAAGAAAGGGGCCGAGGCGGCGAAGCCCCTTCCGCCGCCGGCGCCCGATTTCGAGGCGCTCTTCATCCCCGATGCCTTCCCGAGGCTGCGGATGATCCTGCCCCAGCTCGCGTTTCACGACGTCCGGGGCGTTCAGCTCCTCGGCACGTCTCTGTGGTACTCCCCGGAGGGGATCCGCAGGGAAGCGGACGTCTTCGAGGGCGCCATCCTGGCGGCGCCCTTCTTCGCCGAAAGCGACAAACCGGCGGTGCGGGACTTTTCGGACACCCTCTTCGGGGCGACGGGGCGGGAGCCGGATTACCGCGAAGCCCTGGCCTTCGACACGGCCAGGATGCTGGGGGATGCCCTCCGGGACCGGAGCGTCAGGGATCGAAAATCGCTGCGGGACCGCCTTAAAAAGATCGAGGCCTTCGAAGGCGTGACCGGCTCGGTAAGCGTCAACAAGGCGGGGGAAATGCTCAGGCGGTCGTTCATCCTGAAGGTGGAGGGGAAGACCATCGTCGATATCACTCCGGCGTACTGA
- a CDS encoding D-sedoheptulose 7-phosphate isomerase, translating to MRRIFRESVQIKETFLRDNLERIARVVDVITEALKKGNKILLFGNGGSAADAQHVAGEFVNRFLIERPPLPAIALTTDTSVLTSIGNDYDFAEVFSKQIRALGQEGDIAWGFSTSGGSVNVIRALEAAKKMGLVTIGFTGRDGGRVGMIADHHLNVPSSVTPRVQEVHIVAAHAICELVDWRLFQRPDHR from the coding sequence ATCAGGCGAATTTTCCGGGAGAGCGTCCAGATCAAGGAAACGTTTCTTCGGGACAACCTCGAACGGATCGCCCGGGTCGTCGACGTGATCACGGAAGCCCTCAAGAAGGGCAACAAGATCCTCCTGTTCGGAAACGGCGGCAGCGCCGCCGATGCGCAGCACGTCGCCGGGGAGTTCGTGAACCGCTTCCTGATCGAGCGGCCCCCGCTGCCGGCCATCGCGCTGACGACGGACACGTCGGTGCTCACGAGCATCGGCAATGACTACGATTTTGCGGAGGTCTTCTCCAAGCAGATCCGGGCCCTGGGTCAAGAGGGGGACATTGCCTGGGGGTTCAGCACCAGCGGCGGCTCCGTCAATGTCATCCGGGCCCTGGAGGCCGCCAAGAAGATGGGGCTCGTCACGATCGGGTTCACGGGTCGCGACGGCGGCAGGGTGGGGATGATTGCGGACCATCACCTCAATGTGCCCTCCAGCGTCACGCCCCGCGTGCAGGAGGTGCACATCGTCGCGGCGCACGCGATCTGTGAGCTGGTGGACTGGCGCCTGTTCCAGCGGCCCGATCACCGATAG
- the grpE gene encoding nucleotide exchange factor GrpE, whose product MGSKSKHRKENETVKTDAPEATPVETAAETAAPETKPDEDLRTRLEAKEKEAAENYDRYLRAAAELDNYRKRAAREREEAIKYGNEKLIRDILPILDSLDRALQQAADLQARNNFEAFLQGLEMIHTQILGCLERHGVAKIAAKGEPFDPERHQALLQVETPEVESNRVIDEYESGYTLHGRLLRPSKVSVSKNVARDSEGQ is encoded by the coding sequence ATGGGAAGCAAATCGAAGCACCGCAAGGAGAACGAAACCGTAAAGACCGACGCGCCGGAGGCGACGCCCGTGGAGACGGCGGCCGAGACCGCGGCCCCGGAGACCAAGCCCGATGAGGATCTCCGCACGCGCCTGGAGGCCAAGGAGAAAGAGGCCGCGGAGAATTACGACCGCTACCTGCGGGCCGCGGCGGAGCTGGACAACTACCGCAAGCGGGCGGCGCGGGAGAGGGAAGAGGCGATCAAGTACGGCAACGAAAAACTGATCCGGGACATCCTCCCCATTCTGGACAGCCTCGACCGGGCCCTTCAGCAGGCAGCGGATCTGCAGGCGCGGAACAATTTCGAGGCTTTCCTGCAGGGGCTCGAGATGATCCACACGCAGATCCTCGGCTGCCTGGAGAGGCATGGGGTGGCGAAGATCGCGGCCAAGGGAGAGCCGTTTGACCCGGAGAGGCACCAGGCGCTCTTGCAGGTGGAGACGCCGGAGGTCGAGAGCAACCGGGTCATCGACGAATACGAGAGCGGCTACACGCTGCACGGACGCCTGCTGAGACCGTCGAAGGTATCCGTTTCGAAAAACGTTGCACGGGACAGCGAGGGACAGTAA
- the dnaK gene encoding molecular chaperone DnaK: MGKVIGIDLGTTNSCVAVMEGGDPVVIPNQEGSRTTPSMVAFTDKGERLVGQAAKRQAVTNPENTVYAIKRLIGRKFTSKEVQYDKGIVAYKITEAPNGDAQVTIRGRNYSPAEISAFILMKMKQTAEDYLGEKVTDAVITVPAYFDDSQRQATKDAGKIAGLNVLRIINEPTAASLAYGLDKKKDEKIAVFDLGGGTFDISILELGEGVFEVKSTNGDTHLGGEDFDQRLMDYICDEFQKEQGINLRKDRMALQRIKEAAEKAKMELSTAMETDINLPFITADASGPKHLLMKLTRAKLEALVEELIQKLVPPCQTALKDAGLTPKDIDEVILVGGMTRMPRVQQKVREIFGKEPHKGVNPDEVVAVGAAIQAGVLAGEVKDVLLLDVTPLSLGIETLGGVMTKLIEKNTTIPTRKSQIFSTAADNQPAVSIHVLQGERAMAADNKTLGRFELVGIPPAPRGVPQIEVTFDIDANGIVHVSAKDLGTGKEQSIRITASSGLSKEEIEKLVREAEAHMEEDRRKKDLIEARNQADSLVYQIEKNIREFGDKIDASEKAKIEEHVARVKKAMEGDDAGAIRSAQDELARASHKLAEAMYAKTAGQQAGASAGAGPGAGPKAAGGKKDDNVVDAEFEENK, translated from the coding sequence ATGGGAAAAGTGATCGGAATCGATTTGGGCACGACGAACTCCTGCGTGGCCGTCATGGAAGGCGGTGACCCTGTCGTCATCCCGAACCAGGAGGGCAGCCGGACCACGCCGTCGATGGTGGCCTTCACCGACAAGGGGGAGAGGCTCGTGGGGCAGGCCGCCAAGCGGCAGGCCGTCACAAACCCCGAGAACACCGTCTACGCCATCAAGCGGCTCATCGGCCGCAAGTTCACCTCCAAGGAGGTCCAGTACGACAAGGGAATCGTCGCCTACAAGATCACCGAGGCGCCCAACGGCGATGCCCAGGTCACCATCCGGGGCCGCAACTACAGCCCGGCGGAGATCTCGGCCTTCATCCTCATGAAGATGAAGCAGACCGCCGAGGACTACCTGGGAGAAAAGGTGACCGACGCCGTGATCACCGTCCCCGCTTACTTCGATGACTCACAGCGCCAGGCCACGAAGGACGCCGGGAAGATTGCCGGTCTCAACGTCCTGCGCATCATCAACGAGCCGACGGCCGCGTCGCTGGCCTACGGCCTCGACAAGAAGAAGGACGAGAAGATCGCCGTCTTCGACCTGGGCGGCGGGACCTTCGACATCTCCATCCTCGAGCTGGGCGAGGGCGTCTTCGAGGTGAAGTCGACCAACGGCGACACCCACCTGGGCGGCGAGGACTTCGACCAGCGCCTGATGGACTACATCTGCGACGAGTTCCAGAAGGAGCAGGGCATCAACCTGCGCAAGGACCGCATGGCCCTGCAGCGGATCAAGGAAGCCGCCGAGAAGGCCAAGATGGAGCTCTCGACGGCCATGGAGACGGACATCAACCTGCCCTTCATCACGGCCGACGCCTCCGGGCCCAAGCACCTCCTGATGAAGCTCACCCGGGCCAAGCTCGAGGCGCTGGTGGAGGAGCTCATCCAGAAGCTCGTCCCCCCCTGCCAGACGGCCCTGAAGGACGCGGGCCTCACGCCCAAGGACATCGACGAGGTGATCCTCGTGGGCGGCATGACCCGCATGCCCCGTGTCCAGCAGAAAGTCCGTGAGATCTTCGGCAAGGAGCCCCACAAGGGCGTCAACCCCGACGAGGTCGTCGCCGTGGGCGCCGCCATCCAGGCGGGGGTGCTGGCCGGCGAGGTGAAGGACGTCCTGCTGCTGGATGTCACGCCCCTTTCCCTGGGCATCGAGACGCTCGGCGGCGTGATGACGAAGCTCATCGAGAAGAACACGACCATCCCCACCCGCAAGAGCCAGATCTTCTCCACGGCCGCGGACAACCAGCCCGCCGTGAGCATCCACGTGCTCCAGGGCGAACGGGCCATGGCGGCGGACAACAAGACGCTCGGGCGCTTTGAGCTCGTCGGGATCCCGCCGGCGCCGCGGGGGGTGCCGCAGATCGAGGTGACCTTCGACATCGACGCCAACGGCATCGTGCACGTCTCCGCCAAGGACCTCGGCACCGGCAAGGAGCAGAGCATCCGGATCACCGCCTCGAGCGGTCTCTCCAAGGAGGAGATCGAGAAACTCGTGCGCGAGGCCGAGGCCCACATGGAGGAGGACAGGCGCAAGAAGGATCTCATCGAGGCTCGCAACCAGGCCGATTCGCTCGTCTACCAGATCGAAAAGAACATCCGGGAATTCGGCGACAAGATCGACGCCTCGGAGAAGGCCAAGATCGAGGAGCACGTCGCCCGGGTCAAGAAGGCCATGGAGGGCGATGACGCGGGTGCCATCCGCAGCGCCCAGGACGAGCTGGCGCGTGCATCCCACAAGCTCGCCGAGGCCATGTACGCCAAGACGGCCGGCCAGCAGGCCGGCGCGTCGGCGGGCGCGGGTCCCGGGGCCGGGCCCAAGGCCGCAGGCGGCAAGAAGGACGACAACGTCGTCGACGCCGAGTTCGAAGAGAACAAGTAA